In a genomic window of Streptomyces katrae:
- a CDS encoding VOC family protein, whose translation MAGTGQRAMVWSHVGLNCADQKSTEEFYTRYFGFTRARVVDLGEARIVFLRKGDAYLELFESPVGPARPAHDDGPPAPGRIRHLAFQTDDVDAFLAELGEAADVTLGPLDFDDFICGWRTVWVRDPDGVIVEVSQGFEDDSSHDKDGA comes from the coding sequence ATGGCCGGCACCGGGCAGCGCGCGATGGTCTGGTCGCACGTGGGCCTCAACTGCGCCGACCAGAAGAGCACCGAGGAGTTCTACACCCGGTACTTCGGCTTCACCCGGGCCCGGGTGGTCGACCTCGGGGAGGCCCGGATCGTGTTCCTGCGCAAGGGGGACGCGTACCTGGAGCTCTTCGAGTCGCCGGTGGGCCCGGCCCGCCCGGCACACGACGACGGGCCGCCGGCCCCCGGCCGGATCCGGCACCTGGCCTTCCAGACGGACGACGTCGACGCCTTCCTCGCCGAACTGGGCGAGGCGGCCGACGTGACCCTGGGGCCGCTGGACTTCGACGACTTCATCTGCGGCTGGCGGACCGTGTGGGTCCGCGATCCCGACGGGGTGATCGTCGAGGTCAGTCAGGGATTCGAGGACGACAGCTCACACGACAAGGACGGTGCATGA